The genomic segment GGCGTCTGGATCATCACCACAAAGCCGCACTCGATCTCGTACGCGAGCACGATGTGATCGGGCACGAGCGGCTGAACACCGCGGGCATGACCAAGGCGCCCGCACCCCGGCCCGACCCCGACCGCGACGGTGTGTTCCTGGCGAACGGCGCGGCGGCGAAGGCCGGGCTGAACCGCAGCATCCTGGATGCGGGCTGGGGGCAGTTCCTGAGGATCCTGGCGGACAAGGCTGAAAGCGCCGGTCGCCGTGTGATCCCGGTGGACGCCCGCAACACGTCCCGCACCTGCCCACCCGCAATCGGCGGCTGCGGGCACGTGGCGAAGGAGAACCGCGTCACCCAGGCGAAGTTCACGTGCGTCAACTGCGGCCTGGTGGCACACGCCGACCACGTCGGCGCACTCAACGTCAAACACAGGGCCGGGCTGGTCCTCTGCGACGGTGCCTAGCCACCGCCACAGGAAGCCCGCGACTTCAGTCGCGGGTGGAGTCACGAGCGGACCATAGCTCGGACCGGGCGGAGGGGCCCGTTCCGTTCCGGCCACGCAACCCGCCCGCGCGACAGAGGAATTGCGCTTTCGGCGGAGCCCGTTCGCCCGCCGCGCAACTCCGCGCCACCGGGCCGCCGCGCTCCGTACGGTGGCCCGCATGGACGTCGTCGAAGTACTTCCCGGGCTGCACATGTTCCGTTTCCGGATCGGCCAGGCGTATCTCTGGCGGGACGGCGACGAGCTGACGCTGATCGACGCGGGCGGCGCGCACGACAGTCCCGCGATCATCGCGGCCGTCCGTGACCTCGGATTCCGCCCGGAGCAGGTGCGGCGGATCGTGCTGACCCACGGGCACCCCGACCACACCGGCGCGGCCGCGGAACTGGCCGCCCGCTGCGGGGCCGAGACCTCCGCGCACCGGCTGGACGCGCCCGTCGTCCGGGGCGAGGCCGAGGCCGCGCCGCCCGTTCTCCTCGACTGGGAGCGCCCGCTGTTCGAGCACGCGCTGACGGTGCCGCCCGCGCCGCCCGCCCCCGTGGACCGGGAGCTCGCGGACGGCGATGTCCTCCCGTTCGGCGGCGGCGCCCGCGTGGTGGCGGCGCCGGGGCACACCGACGGCAGCATCGGCGTCCATCTGCCGGAGCACGGTGTGCTGTTCACCGGTGACGCCGTCGCCGGCCACGAGGGACGGGCGATCCTCGGGGTCTTCAACACGGACCGGGCCCGCGCCCTGGAGTCCTTCCACCGGCTGGCCGCGCTGGACTGCGAGACCGCGTGCTTCGGGCACGGCGACCCGCTGACCGCCGGCGCCGGGCGCCTGCTGCGGGCGTCAGCCGACCGGCACGCCGTCCTCGAGGTTGAGCACGGTGGCGCGCTCCCGGGCGCGTAGGGCCCAGCGCAGCCGCCGGAAGCGCTCCGGCGGCAACAGCGCTCCGGCTTCCTCCTCGGTGACGAAGCGCCAGGCGCGGAGTTCGGCCGCCGGGAGCACCAGCCGGCGGGCGTCGTCCTCGGCGACCCGCCCGCCGTCGAAGAGCAGGCGCAGACCGCCGTACGAGGGCGGCGCGGGAGGCTCCCAGTCCACGACGAGAAGCCGGGGCGTCCGGTCGAGCTCGATGCCGATCTCCTCGGCGACCTCCCGCACACCGGCCCGCGCCGGTGCCTCGCCCGCCTCCACGACGCCGCCGGGGAACTCCCAGCCGGGCTTGTAAGTGGGGTCGACCAGCAGCACCCGGTCGCGGTCGTCGAAGAGCAGCACACCCGCCGCCAGCGTCTCGGCGGCGGGCCGCGGCGTCTGGACGATCTCGCAGGCCCCCGCGCCTACCCGCAGGGCCTCGGCGACGCGCTCGGCGGTGTCGCGCGGGGTCAGCCCGGTGGCGTCGACGAGATGGGCGTCTTCGGTGAGCCAGGGCAGCGCCGCGCGGTACGGCGGGATCTGCGCCAGGCAGCGGGCGCGGACGGAGGCGGAGGCGCCGGGGTCGCCGGGGACGTCCTCGCGGGAGGCTATCCGCTGGCGAAGGATCGTTTCCTCTGTGTGCAGCAGCACATGCCGGACCGGAATCCGGCGGGAGGCGAAGCCACCGAAGATCTCGTCCCGGTGCTCCTGCCGCAGGAGCGTCATCGGCACGATCAGCACACCGGGCGCCTCGGCGAGGACGGCGGCGCCGGTCTCCACGGTGAGCCGGCGCCAGGCCGGCAGGTCACGGATGTCGGCGACCTCGTCCAGGCGCTTGCGGGGCAGGATCGTCCGCAGGCCGTCGCCGACCGGCTCCGGGTCGTACAGCAGGCTGCCGGGGATCAGGTCCATGAGCTCGCGCGCCGCGGTGCTCTTGCCCGTGCCGAACGCGCCGTTCAGCCAGACGATCACGCTCTCCCCCTCGGATGTGGCCCACGGTGGGACTGCCCGCACCACCCTGCCATGGAAACATTTGTTCGTGTCGGCGCAGGGAACGGCCGCCCCGGCCCCGGTGGAGATGGGTCGTGCCGTCGGCGTATGCGGGGACATTTCCCCTGGCTCCGGCCGTTCATCCCGGCTTCGGGTCAAGCGTCGGCCAACAAAGCTCCGGCGGCTCCCCGCGGACGCCGGCCCGGCGGGCCGGCGTCACCCCGGCGGGCCGGCGTCAGACGGACGACGCCGGGGGCCGGGCCCCCACCACACCGCCCGAGAACGCCTGCGCGGCCGCCGCCGCGCCGACCAGCCCGGCGTCGGCACCCATCCGCGCCGGGACGACCTCCAGGCCCCGCACGAAGGAGAGGGTGGCGTAGTCCGAGAGGGCGCGGCGCAGGGGCGCGAAGAGCACCTCGCCCGCCCCCGCCACTCCCCCGCCGATGACCGCCGTCTCGATCTCCACCAGGGTGGCGGTCGCGGCGATCCCGGCGGCCAGGGCCTGTGCCGCGCGCTCGAAGGAGGCGGACGCCACCGGATCGCCGGCCCGCGCGGCGCGTGCCACGGCGGCGGCCGTGGCGTCGCCCTCCGGGCCGGGCCGCCAGCCGTTCTCCAGGGCGCGGCGGGCGATGTTGGGGCCGCTGGCGATGCGTTCGACGCAGCCGCGGGAGCCGCAGGGGCAGGGGTCCCCGTCGAGGTCCACGCTGATGTGGCCGATGTGCCCGGCGTTGCCGGTCGGGCCCGGGTGCAGCCGCCCGCCCAGCACCAGACCGCCACCGACGCCGGTCGAGACGACCATGCAGAGGGCGTTTGCCCGGCCGCGGGCCGCGCCGAGCCAGTGCTCGGCCGCCGTCATGGCGACGCCGTCGCCGACGAGCACCACGGGCAGCGCGCCCACCACGAGCCCGACCTCGTCCACCAGGGGGAAATCGCGCCAGCCCGGCACGTTCACGGGGCTGACCACGCCGGTGGAGGCGTCGACCGGACCCGCACTGCCGATGCCGAGGCGGGTGACCCGCTCCCAGAGCGGCGCGTCGGCGGCGAGGTCGTCGAGGACGGCCCGGACGGCGGCCATCACGGTGGCTCCGTCCTCCAGCGCGGGGGTGGGGCGCCGGCACCGCCGCAGGATCTCGCCCCCTCCGCCGACGAGCGCTCCGGCGATCTTCGTTCCACCGATGTCGAGGGCGGCCACGAGGTCGTTGTGCATCGGCGGGGTCTCTCCGGTGGGCAGGGGCCGCGCGCCGGTGGGCGGGCCTGGGACGTCGGGCATCACGCATCAGTCTCCTTGCATTTGACAACGTTGTCCAGGCCGTATGCTGCCAGCCACCACTCCGCAGCCGACCGAGGATCCGCCACGTGGCCGACAGCACCCGCACCCCCGAGCGCCGCTACGGCACCCGGCCCACCATGAAGGATGTCGCCGCACGCGCCGGGGTGGGACTGAAAACGGTCTCCCGCGTGGTCAACGGCGAGCCGGGGGTCACCCCCGACACCGTCCAGCGGGTGCGGAACGCCATCGAGGCCCTGGGCTTCCGGCGGAACGACAGCGCCCGCATCCTGCGCAAGGGCCGCACCGCGAGCATCGGGCTGGTCCTGGAGGACCTGGCCGACCCGTTCTACGGCCCGCTCAGCCGGGCCGTGGAGGAGGCCGCCCGCGCCCACGGGGCGCTGCTGATCCACGGCTCCAGCGCCGAGGACCCGGAGCGGGAGCGGGAACTCGTCCTGGCCTTCTGCGCCCGCCGCGTCGACGGGCTCATCGTCGTCCCGGCCAGCGACGACCACCGCTATCTGGAGCCGGAGATCGCGGCCGGGATCGCCACCGTGTTCGTCGACCGGCCGCCGGGTCTCATCGACGCGGACGTCGTGCTGACCGACAGCTACGCCGGTGCCCGCGAGGGCGTCGCCCATCTGATCGCCCACGGCCACCGCCGGATCGGCTTCATCGGCGACCTGCCGCGCATCCACACCGCCAGGGAGCGGCTGCGCGGCTACCGCGCGGCGATGGCGGGAGCCGGGCTGTCGGTGGACGAGGCATGGGTGTCGCTCGGCCCGACCGACCCGGCGCGGGTCCGCGCCGCCGCCCGCGCGATGCTGGACGGGGCGCTGCCGGTCACGGCGCTCTTCTCGGCCAACAACCGGGTGACGGTCACGGCCGTGCGCGAACTCAGCGGCCGGACCCGGCCGGTGGCCCTGGTGGGCTTCGACGACTTCGAACTGGCCGATCTGCTCGACCCCGGGGTGACCGTGATCGCGCAGGACGCCGCACAGCTGGGCCGTACGGCCGCGGACCGGCTCTTCCGCCGGCTGGACGGGGCGGACGACCCGCCCGAGGTGACGACCCTCCCGACCCGGCTGATCCCCCGGGGCTCCGGCGAGCTGCCCCCGTCGTAGGCCCGGCGGGGCGGAGTGCTCGCGAAGGTACGGGCCGGGCAGTGGGCCCTGCCGCCGCGCGCCGGCCCGCCCGCGCCGCGGGCATCCGGCACCCGCCGTCCGGTACCCGGCACCCGGGCAGGACACGAGGCCCCGGCGCACGGACGGTGCGCCGGGGCCTCGCGGAGACCACGCGGAGGTCAGCCCTTGCGGGCCTTGACCTCCTCAGTCAGCTGCGGGAGGACCTGGAAGAGGTCGCCGACGACGCCGTAGTCCACCAGGTCGAAGATCGGTGCCTCGGAGTCCTTGTTGACGGCCACGATGGTCTTCGAGGTCTGCATACCGGCGCGGTGCTGGATCGCCCCGGAGATGCCCGCGGCGATGTAGAGCTGCGGGGAGACCTGCTTGCCGGTCTGGCCGACCTGGTTGGTGTGCGGGTACCAGCCGGCGTCCACGGCGGCGCGGGAGGCACCGACGGCCGCGCCGAGGGAGTCGGCCAGCGCCTCGATGACCGGGAAGTTCTCGGCGCCGTTGACGCCGCGGCCGCCGGAGACCACGATCGCGGCCTCGGTCAGCTCCGGGCGGCCGGTCGACTCGCGCGGGGTGCGCGAGGTGACCTTGGTGCCGGTGGCCTTGTCACCGAAGGTGACGGCGAGCTGCTCGACGGTGCCCGCGGCCTGGGCGGCCTCCGGGGCGGCCGAGTTGGGCTTGACCGTGATGACCGGGGTGCCCTTGCTGACACGGGACTTGGTGGTGAAGGCGGCGGCGAACACCGACTGGGTGGCCACCGGGCCCTCGTCACCGGCCTCGACGTCGACGGCGTCGGTGATGATGCCGGAGCCGATGCGGACCGCGAGGCGGGCCGCGATCTCCTTGCCGTCGGCGGAGGACGGCACCAGGACGGCGGCCGGGGAGACGGCGGCGACCGCGGCCTCCAGCGCGTCGACCTTCGGCACGACGAGGTAGTCGGCGAACTCGGGCGCGTCGGCGGTCAGGACCTTCACGGCGCCGTACTCGGCGAGCACCGGGGCGGCGGTGTCGGCACCGGCACCGAGGTGCACGGCGACCGGCTCGCCGATGCGGCGGGCGATGGTCAGCAGTTCGAGGGTCGGCTTGCGGACGGAGCCGTCCACGTGATCGACGTAGACGAGAACTTCAGCCATGGGAATGCTCTCCTGCGGTGCGGATACGAGTCTGGATCGGGGTGGGTGCTGAAGCTCGGCTCAGATGAACTTCTGGCCGGCGAGGAACTCGGCGAGCTGCTTGCCGCCCTCGCCCTCGTCCTTGACGATCGTGCCCGCGGTGCGCGGCGGGCGCGGCGTGGCGTCCTCGACCTTGGTCCAGGCCCCTTCGAGGCCGACCTCGTCCGCCTCGATGCCCAGGTCGGACAGGTCCAGGGACTCCACCGGCTTCTTCTTGGCCGCCATGATGCCCTTGAAGGACGGGTAGCGGGCCTCGCCGGACAGGTCCGTCACCGAGACGACGGCCGGCAGGGCGGCCTCCAGCTGCTCGGTGGCGGCGTCGCCGTCGCGGCGGCCGGTGACCTTGCCGTCCTCCACGGAGACCTCGGACAGCAGGGTGGCCTGCGGGACGCCGAGGCGCTCGGCGAGAAGCGCCGGGAGCACGCCCATGGTGCCGTCGGTGGAGGCCATGCCGCAGACCACGAGGTCGTAGCCGACGTGCTCGACGGCCTTGGCCAGCACCAGCGAGGTGCCGACGACGTCGGTGCCGTGCAGGTCGTCGTCCTCGACGTGGACGGCCTTGTCGGCACCCATCGACAGCGCCTTGCGGAGCGCGTCCTTGGCGTCCTCGGGACCGACGGTGAGCACGGTGATCTCCGCGTCGTCCGCGTCCTCGGCGATCTGGAGGGCCTGCTCGACGGCGTACTCGTCGAGCTCGGACAGCAGACCGTCGACCGCGTCGCGGTCGGTGGTCAGGTCCTCCGCGAAGTGCCGGTCGCCGGTGGCGTCGGGCACGTACTTCACACAGACAACGATCCTCAGGCTCACGCCGGCTCTCCTACCGCATCGTCTCTCATGAACTGCCTTGTGGGAGGCAGCATAGGCGCCTCCTCGGGCCGGACCCCGTCCGGGACATCCCGCGCTCCCGGCAATATATTACTCGCCAGTACACCCAGCCGGACGCCCGCGTGCAAGGGCGGTGAGCTGTGACCTCCGCTACGGTGTGCAACCGCACCGCACGGGTACGCGGGGCCGGTGCGCGGGCACAGCCGCGACCCGCCGCTCAGCCCCGCAGGCCGTTGAACCGGCCGTCGTGGTAGACCAGCGGCCGCCCGGCGCCGCCGGCGTCTCCCCCGACCACTTCCGCGACGACCAGGTGGTGGTCGCCCGCGGGCGCGCGGGTGACGATCCGGCCCACCAGCCAGGCCGGCACGCCCTCCAGGACGGGGACTCCGTGCGGCCCGTACGACCAGCGGGTGGGCGGGGCGAAGCGGTCGGCGCCGCGGCGCGCGAAGGTCTCCGCCAGCTCCTGCTGGTGCTCCCCCAGGATGTGCACCCCGATGTGCCCGGCCTCGGCTATGACGGGCCAGCTCGACGAGGCC from the Streptomyces xinghaiensis S187 genome contains:
- a CDS encoding electron transfer flavoprotein subunit alpha/FixB family protein, with protein sequence MAEVLVYVDHVDGSVRKPTLELLTIARRIGEPVAVHLGAGADTAAPVLAEYGAVKVLTADAPEFADYLVVPKVDALEAAVAAVSPAAVLVPSSADGKEIAARLAVRIGSGIITDAVDVEAGDEGPVATQSVFAAAFTTKSRVSKGTPVITVKPNSAAPEAAQAAGTVEQLAVTFGDKATGTKVTSRTPRESTGRPELTEAAIVVSGGRGVNGAENFPVIEALADSLGAAVGASRAAVDAGWYPHTNQVGQTGKQVSPQLYIAAGISGAIQHRAGMQTSKTIVAVNKDSEAPIFDLVDYGVVGDLFQVLPQLTEEVKARKG
- a CDS encoding ROK family protein, whose protein sequence is MHNDLVAALDIGGTKIAGALVGGGGEILRRCRRPTPALEDGATVMAAVRAVLDDLAADAPLWERVTRLGIGSAGPVDASTGVVSPVNVPGWRDFPLVDEVGLVVGALPVVLVGDGVAMTAAEHWLGAARGRANALCMVVSTGVGGGLVLGGRLHPGPTGNAGHIGHISVDLDGDPCPCGSRGCVERIASGPNIARRALENGWRPGPEGDATAAAVARAARAGDPVASASFERAAQALAAGIAATATLVEIETAVIGGGVAGAGEVLFAPLRRALSDYATLSFVRGLEVVPARMGADAGLVGAAAAAQAFSGGVVGARPPASSV
- a CDS encoding MBL fold metallo-hydrolase — its product is MDVVEVLPGLHMFRFRIGQAYLWRDGDELTLIDAGGAHDSPAIIAAVRDLGFRPEQVRRIVLTHGHPDHTGAAAELAARCGAETSAHRLDAPVVRGEAEAAPPVLLDWERPLFEHALTVPPAPPAPVDRELADGDVLPFGGGARVVAAPGHTDGSIGVHLPEHGVLFTGDAVAGHEGRAILGVFNTDRARALESFHRLAALDCETACFGHGDPLTAGAGRLLRASADRHAVLEVEHGGALPGA
- a CDS encoding electron transfer flavoprotein subunit beta/FixA family protein; this encodes MSLRIVVCVKYVPDATGDRHFAEDLTTDRDAVDGLLSELDEYAVEQALQIAEDADDAEITVLTVGPEDAKDALRKALSMGADKAVHVEDDDLHGTDVVGTSLVLAKAVEHVGYDLVVCGMASTDGTMGVLPALLAERLGVPQATLLSEVSVEDGKVTGRRDGDAATEQLEAALPAVVSVTDLSGEARYPSFKGIMAAKKKPVESLDLSDLGIEADEVGLEGAWTKVEDATPRPPRTAGTIVKDEGEGGKQLAEFLAGQKFI
- a CDS encoding NUDIX hydrolase, whose protein sequence is MIVWLNGAFGTGKSTAARELMDLIPGSLLYDPEPVGDGLRTILPRKRLDEVADIRDLPAWRRLTVETGAAVLAEAPGVLIVPMTLLRQEHRDEIFGGFASRRIPVRHVLLHTEETILRQRIASREDVPGDPGASASVRARCLAQIPPYRAALPWLTEDAHLVDATGLTPRDTAERVAEALRVGAGACEIVQTPRPAAETLAAGVLLFDDRDRVLLVDPTYKPGWEFPGGVVEAGEAPARAGVREVAEEIGIELDRTPRLLVVDWEPPAPPSYGGLRLLFDGGRVAEDDARRLVLPAAELRAWRFVTEEEAGALLPPERFRRLRWALRARERATVLNLEDGVPVG
- a CDS encoding LacI family DNA-binding transcriptional regulator, giving the protein MADSTRTPERRYGTRPTMKDVAARAGVGLKTVSRVVNGEPGVTPDTVQRVRNAIEALGFRRNDSARILRKGRTASIGLVLEDLADPFYGPLSRAVEEAARAHGALLIHGSSAEDPERERELVLAFCARRVDGLIVVPASDDHRYLEPEIAAGIATVFVDRPPGLIDADVVLTDSYAGAREGVAHLIAHGHRRIGFIGDLPRIHTARERLRGYRAAMAGAGLSVDEAWVSLGPTDPARVRAAARAMLDGALPVTALFSANNRVTVTAVRELSGRTRPVALVGFDDFELADLLDPGVTVIAQDAAQLGRTAADRLFRRLDGADDPPEVTTLPTRLIPRGSGELPPS
- a CDS encoding flavin reductase family protein, which codes for MTASSDLDTSPVEATGLLRSAFRRHAAGVAVITAYARRPAGFTATSLTSVAAEPPLLSFGVGTASSSWPVIAEAGHIGVHILGEHQQELAETFARRGADRFAPPTRWSYGPHGVPVLEGVPAWLVGRIVTRAPAGDHHLVVAEVVGGDAGGAGRPLVYHDGRFNGLRG